The genomic stretch TGTGAGACAAGGATGGCTGCAGATGGGCTTTCCAGCAAGGCACTGAAGGTGAGCACTGGTGGGACTAAGGGGTTGGGAGGGCAGGGGTCTGGTTTCGGGGGTCTCAGGCGACTGCTCCTCTCTATGGCAGGTGAAGCGGGAGCTGGGGGAGAACACGCCGCTGCTGTCGGATGAGGAGCTGATGGGGTTGTCGGTGCGGGAGCTCAACCACCACCTGCGGGGCCTGTCCAAGGAGGAGGTGGCAAGGCTGAAGCAGCGCCGACGGACGCTGAAGAACCGGGGTTATGCCGCCAGCTGCCGGGTGAAGCGCGTCTGCCAAAAGGAagagctgcagaagcagaagaTGGAGCTGGAGTGGGAGGTGGACAAGCTGGCCCGGGAGAACGCTGCCATGCGCCTGGAGCTTGACACCCTCCGTGGCAAGTATGAGGCCCTGCAGGGCTTTGCCCGCACCGTGGCTGCCCATGGGCCCCCTGCCAAGGTGGCCACCGCCAGTGTCATCACCATTGTCAAGTCCAGCACCAACCAAACCGCCTATTCCTAGTGCTGGCCTCAGTCCCCCAGCTGGGCACAGCACCCCTGGGGCACCTTCCCCCATAAATTGCCTCCTGTACCCTCCCTGACCTTCTCCCTGCTGGGACCTGTGCCCATAATCTTCCTTCTTCCATCCCTTGACCTCCAGCTCCTCCATGTAGGGCAGGCTGCTGCAGCATGGGTGCTGGGGTGGAGGACAGGACTGCACCAGTGGTGCCCAAAGCCCTACAGCCCCCTCTGCTCCCACCTAGCCCTATCCCCTACTGCAGCCCCCCCCTGGCTGGGCACCCCTTGCCCTTGGGGGTATAGGCAGGAGAGGGTGAgcctgtgcaggcagcagtggggaAGCATCCCATGGCTCCAAGCTGGCAGAAAAACACCaggcgcctttttttttttgtggaggcCACAGGAGACCTGAGTGCTGGCCAGGCACTC from Athene noctua chromosome 3, bAthNoc1.hap1.1, whole genome shotgun sequence encodes the following:
- the MAFF gene encoding transcription factor MafF is translated as MAADGLSSKALKVKRELGENTPLLSDEELMGLSVRELNHHLRGLSKEEVARLKQRRRTLKNRGYAASCRVKRVCQKEELQKQKMELEWEVDKLARENAAMRLELDTLRGKYEALQGFARTVAAHGPPAKVATASVITIVKSSTNQTAYS